From Onychostoma macrolepis isolate SWU-2019 chromosome 05, ASM1243209v1, whole genome shotgun sequence, one genomic window encodes:
- the ficd gene encoding protein adenylyltransferase FICD: protein MAALAVFRHVCSGPLLWGWGPVLFGLLGSVFVLLLPLAGIEEQCCATLKGLALLRCQLWGGVQRPVVHTTSLTVPFTALDLLPQKVKPSKETQLEAKAALQQALEMKKNGKREKAHKLLVHALNMNPEFVEALTELGTILEEEKDVVQADHLYTKALAISPCNEKALVSRDRTLPLVEEIDQRHFGIIDGKVRRLMSIPKGNSALRRVMEETYYHHIYHTVAIEGNTLTLSEIRHIIETRYAVPGKSLQEQNEAIGVDVAMKYINTTLLSRAGAITVNDILEIHRRVLGYADPVEAGRFRASQVFVGHHIPPHPQDLDKHMQELVQWVNSEEALHLHPVEFAALAHYKLVYVHPFVDGNGRTSRLLMNLILMQASYPPITIRKEQRAEYYTALDTANEGDVRPFIRFIAKCTEITLDTLLIATSEHAVGLPGASHHACPDCKHTIPVHS, encoded by the exons ATGGCAGCTCTGGCAGTTTTCCGTCACGTCTGCAGTGGCCCTCTGCTCTGGGGCTGGGGACCCGTTCTGTTCGGCCTGCTGGGGTCTGTATTTGTTCTGCTGCTGCCTTTAGCAGGAATAGAGGAGCAATGCTGTGCCACGCTGAAGGGTCTTGCTCTTCTGCGCTGTCAGCTGTGGGGGGGTGTCCAGCGGCCTGTGGTGCACACCACCAGCCTGACCGTCCCTTTCACTGCACTAGACCTCCTGCCACAGAAAGTCAAGCCCAGTAAAG AGACTCAGCTGGAGGCAAAGGCGGCTCTCCAGCAGGCTTTGGAGATGAAGAAAAATGGCAAGAGGGAGAAAGCTCATAAGCTGCTCGTCCACGCGCTCAACATGAACCCGGAGTTTGTGGAGGCGCTCACTGAATTAGGAACCATACTGGAGGAGGAAAAAGATGTCGTCCAAGCAGACCACCTGTACACCAAGGCCCTCGCCATCTCACCCTGCAACGAGAAGGCTCTGGTGAGCAGGGATCGCACGCTCCCACTAGTAGAGGAAATAGATCAGCGCCACTTTGGAATCATCGATGGAAAGGTACGACGTCTCATGTCCATACCCAAAGGCAACTCTGCTCTGCGCCGAGTCATGGAGGAGACCTACTACCATCATATTTACCACACCGTAGCTATCGAAGGCAACACGCTCACTCTGTCTGAGATTCGCCACATTATTGAGACCAGATACGCCGTTCCAGGAAAGAGTCTTCAAGAACAGAACGAGGCAATTGGCGTCGACGTGGCCATGAAGTACATCAACACCACCCTGCTGTCCCGCGCCGGAGCGATCACTGTAAATGACATCCTAGAGATACACCGACGGGTCCTAGGCTACGCCGATCCCGTCGAAGCCGGCCGATTCCGTGCCAGCCAGGTGTTCGTGGGCCATCACATCCCACCGCATCCACAGGACTTGGACAAGCACATGCAGGAGCTGGTGCAGTGGGTGAACTCTGAGGAAGCGCTGCATCTCCACCCGGTGGAGTTCGCAGCTCTTGCGCACTATAAACTGGTTTACGTTCATCCGTTCGTGGACGGGAACGGACGGACATCACGCCTGCTCATGAATTTAATCCTAATGCAAGCTAGTTATCCGCCGATCACCATTCGGAAAGAGCAGAGGGCGGAGTATTACACCGCCCTGGATACTGCCAACGAGGGCGACGTAAGGCCCTTTATTCGCTTTATCGCGAAATGCACAGAAATTACACTTGATACGCTATTGATAGCCACAAGTGAGCACGCAGTGGGGCTGCCCGGGGCTAGTCATCACGCCTGTCCTGACTGTAAACACACCATTCCTGTGCATAGCTGA
- the iscua gene encoding iron-sulfur cluster assembly enzyme ISCU, mitochondrial, whose product MALAAAAKRCASSALFSRALSLPELRIACSYHKKVVDHYENPRNVGSLDKNAKNVGTGLVGAPACGDVMKLQIQVDKNGKIVDARFKTFGCGSAIASSSLATEWVKGKSIDEALKIKNTEIAKELCLPPVKLHCSMLAEDAIKAALADYRLKQKDDKETLAEARN is encoded by the exons ATGGCGTTAGCAGCTGCAGCTAAGCGCTGTGCATCTTCTGCGCTTTTCAGTAGAGCTTTGTCATTACCAGAGCTCAGAATAGCCTGCTCTTATCACAAAAAG GTGGTGGACCACTATGAAAACCCCAGAAATGTTGGTTCTCTGGACAAGAATGCAAAGAATGTAGGCACTGGTTTGGTAGGTGCACCTGCATGTGGGGATGTTATGAAACTACAG ATTCAGGTGGACAAGAATGGCAAGATAGTAGACGCCAGATTCAAAACATTTGGCTGTGGCTCAGCCATTGCTTCGAGCTCACTGGCCACAGAGTGGGTGAAGGGAAAATCG ATTGACGAAGCCCTGAAAATCAAAAACACTGAGATTGCCAAAGAACTTTGTTTACCACCAGTCAAACTTCATTGCTCTA tgcTTGCAGAGGATGCTATCAAGGCTGCATTAGCAGACTACAGACTCAAACAGAAGGATGACAAGGAGACGTTGGCGGAAGCTCGAAATTAA
- the sart3 gene encoding squamous cell carcinoma antigen recognized by T-cells 3, which yields MAATGNEEQTLLPDIEEEAEGMEREMESEEEEEEGMGVEHSEEEDEEDTSEDERENEAEIQRLEEQLSINAFDYNCHVDLIKLLRQEGKLHRLRKARQKMSELFPLTEEIWLDWLKDEIRLTEDESDREKVYELFEKAVKDYVCPEIWLEYVQYSIGGMGAQGGIERVRSIFERALTAVGLHMTKGASIWEAYREFEIVILSTVQPPSGSVPSQEQQELLNAQLERIHTLFRRQLAVPLMDMEGTYAEYSDWADDGVPEMVTHHYRRALQQLEKCRPFEEALLVSEPPKLAEYQAYIDFEMKEGDPARVQIIFERALAENCLVPDLWIKYTTYLDRQLKIKDLVLSAHERAVRNCPWTMGLWKSYLLALERHGADHQTVTDVFEKALNAGFIQATDYVEIWQSNLDYLRRRVDFSKEWSRELDELRAAFARSLEYLKQDVEERFSESGDLSCTIMQIWARIEALHCKNMQKARELWDSIMTKGNAKYANMWLEYYNLERSYGDAAHCRKALHRAVQCTSDYPEHVCDVLVNFERVEGSLEDWDAAVQKTETKLNRVNEQRARVAVKEALLARQEEEKAEHRRKSKADKKSQKKSQKANRVGDKRKAEDEYEEEWGEDAELPSKRLRGEEDFGSTATEEFMETESGLFGRRAPSRKSEPPGFRKNQQGLSEAPGQPQDVSYEQRKDEESVFVSNLPFNLEDPEGKLRTLFKGCGIVQQVRPVFAAKGVFRGYCYVQFEDRLAVSEALKLDRQEVDGRPMYVSPCVDKNKNPDFKVFKYKTAIEKHKIFISGLPYSCTKETLEDLCKPYGTVKAIRLVTNRSGKPKGLAYVEYENEVQASQAVLKLDGTMLENFTLSVAISNPPSRKMEDKAAPSRVLGAAMLRQPQGARGKGRTQISLLPRSLYRQSAPDAKAENGTVSAPHATVTDGVHGGPGTTSLDTQTKSLSNEDFARMLLKK from the exons ATGGCGGCGACGGGTAACGAAGAGCAGACGTTGTTGCCAGATATCGAAGAGGAGGCTGAGGGCATGGAGCGAGAGATGGAGTCggaggaggaagaagaagaagggaTGGGAGTTGAGCATTCCGAGGAGGAAGATGAAGAGGATACGTCTGAAGACGAGCGCGAAAATGAAGCGGAGATCCAGAGGCTGGAGGAACAG CTGTCGATCAACGCTTTTGACTACAACTGCCATGTAGACCTAATCAAACTCCTGCGACAAGAAGGGAAGCTTCACAGACTGCGCAAGGCCAGGCAGAAGATGAGCGAACTCTTTCCTTTGACTGAAG AGATTTGGCTGGACTGGCTGAAGGATGAAATCCGTCTGACAGAAGACGAATCGGACCGTGAGAAAGTCTACGAACTGTTTGAGAAGGCTGTCAAGGATTATGTGT GTCCAGAGATCTGGTTGGAATACGTACAGTACTCCATCGGGGGAATGGGAGCCCAGGGAGGCATTGAGCGGGTTCGCTCCATCTTTGAGAGGGCACTGACTGCAGTGGGTTTACACATGACTAAAGGAGCTTCAATCTGGGAGGCCTACAGGGAGTTTGAGATTGTTATTCTCTCCACAGTCCAG CCTCCTTCTGGCAGCGTTCCATCACAGGAGCAGCAGGAGCTGCTGAATGCCCAGCTCGAACGCATACACACACTCTTCAGACGGCAGCTAGCTGTACCTCTGATGG ATATGGAGGGAACATATGCGGAGTACTCGGATTGGGCTGACGACGGCGTACCTGAGATGGTCACGCACCACTACAGACGTGCTCTGCAACAGTTGGAGAAATGCAGACCTTTCGAGGAGGCTTTG cTGGTCTCTGAACCTCCAAAGCTGGCAGAGTATCAAGCTTACATAGATTTTGAGATGAAGGAAGGAGATCCGGCTCGTGTCCAGATTATATTTGAGCGAGCACTGGCGGAGAACTGCCTCGTGCCGGACCTGTGGATCAAATACACCACGTATCTG GATCGTCAGTTGAAAATTAAAGACCTAGTGTTATCTGCTCATGAGCGAGCCGTCAGGAACTGTCCCTGGACCATGGGCCTGTGGAAGAGCTATCTTTTGGCTCTAGAGAGGCATGGGGCTGACCATCAAACAGTGACAg ATGTGTTTGAAAAGGCCCTGAACGCAGGGTTCATCCAGGCGACTGATTATGTAGAAATCTGGCAATCTAATCTGGACTACCTGAGAAGACGTGTTGATTTCAGCAAAG AATGGAGCAGGGAGTTGGACGAGCTGCGGGCAGCTTTTGCACGCTCCCTTGAGTACCTGAAACAGGATGTAGAAGAGA GGTTCAGTGAAAGTGGAGATCTGTCCTGCACAATAATGCAGATCTGGGCAAGGATAGAG GCCTTACATTGTAAGAACATGCAGAAGGCCCGTGAACTGTGGGACAGCATCATGACAAAAGGGAATGCGAAATATGCCAACATGTGGCTGGAATATTACAACCTGGAAAG GTCATATGGAGATGCTGCTCACTGCAGGAAGGCTCTCCACAGAGCTGTACAGTGTACATCAGACTACCCTGAGCATGTCTGTGATGTCTTGGTCAACTTTGAAAGAGTGGAGG GCTCACTGGAAGACTGGGATGCTGCAGTCCAAAAAACAGAGACTAAACTCAACAGAGTCAATGAGCAGAGAGCAAGA GTGGCTGTAAAAGAGGCTCTCCTAGCCAGACAAGAGGAGGAGAAAGCCGAGCACAGGAGAAAATCCAAGGCAGATAAAAAATCCCAAAAGAAGAGCCAGAAAGCAAACAGAGTTGGGGATAAACGGAAAGCTGAAGATGAGTACGAGGAGGAATGGGGAGAGGATGCAG AGCTGCCGTCCAAGAGGCTCCGAGGGGAGGAGGACTTTGGTAGCACAGCCACAGAGGAGTTCATGGAGACAGAAAGTGGGCTTTTCGGCCGACGAGCTCCATCACGTAAATCTGAGCCACCCGGTTTCCGTAAGAACCAACAGGGACTGTCTGAAGCCCCAGGACAACCTCAGGACGTGTCATACGAGCAGCGCAAAGATGAAGAAAGTGTATTTGTCAGTAACTTGCCTTTTAATCTGGAGGACCCAGAGGGAAAGCTGCGAACATTGTTTAAGGGTTGTGGGATTGTACAGCAGGTGCGACCTGTGTTTGCAGCAAAAGGTGTGTTTAGAGGCTATTGCTATGTGCAGTTTGAGGACCGACTGGCTGTATCTGAGGCACTTAAACTGGACAGGCAGGAGGTGGATGGGCGGCCCATGTATGTGTCTCCTTGTGTGGACAAGAATAAGAATCCTGACTTCAAG GTTTTTAAGTACAAAACAGCAATTGAGAAGCACAAGATCTTTATCTCGGGCCTGCCGTACTCCTGCACTAAAGAGACACTGGAGGATCTCTGTAAACCGTACGGCACAGTGAAAGCCATCCGGCTTGTCACCAACCGCTCCGGCAAACCCAAG GGTTTGGCATATGTGGAATATGAGAATGAAGTGCAGGCCTCGCAGGCTGTGCTGAAGTTGGACGGCACCATGTTGGAGAACTTCACACTCTCTGTTGCCATTAGCAACCCCCCGAGCAGGAAGATGGAAGATAAAGCAGCACCTAGTCGAGTCCTGGGGGCAGCGATGCTGAGGCAACCTCAGGGAGC aagagGAAAAGGACGAACTCAGATCTCTCTGCTGCCGCGCTCTCTGTACCGGCAGAGTGCTCCAGATGCCAAAGCAGAGAATGGGACCGTTTCTGCACCACACGCCACAGTGACAGATGGAGTGCACGGAGGACCTGGAACCACAAGCCTGGACACGCAAACCAAGTCTCTGTCCAACGAGGACTTTGCCAGGATGCTcctcaaaaagtga